TACGACTGCCTACGCAAGAGGGCAAGGCGTTTGGCCTACGATGCATGTTAAAGATAGAATTACCTGTATGGTCGACTTCGTCAAAAAGATGGAAACCAAACGAGAAGAGATTGTAAAATTATTGATGTGGGAAATTGGTAAATCATTACCTGATTCACAAAAGGAGTTCGACCGTACTGTGGAATACATTTATGATACTATTGAAGACTATAAAAAACTAGATCGTGATAGTGCTAAATTCCAAAAGCACGATGGCGTTTATGCCCATATAAAAAGAGGACCACTAGGCGTTGTTTTGTGTTTAGGACCTTATAATTATCCATTAAATGAAACTTTTGCATTGTTGATTCCTGCGATTATCATGGGAAATACAGCCATATTTAAACCAGCAAAGCACGGCGTTTTGTTAATAACGCCATTGTTAGAAGCTTTTCAAAGTTGTTTCCCAAAAGGGGTTATAAATATACTTTTTGGTAGAGGTAGGGCAGTAGCGGCACCGATTATGAAAACGGGTAAGGTTGATGTTTTAGCCTTGATAGGTAACAGTAAATCGGCCAATGCATTACAAAATCAACACCCAAAAAGTAACCGTCTACGTCTGGTTTTAGGCTTAGAAGCAAAGAATCCAGCTATTATTTTACCCGATGCCGATTTAGATTTAGCGGTCGATGAATGCATCGCAGGGACCTTATCCTTTAATGGTCAGCGTTGTACAGCTTTAAAGGTAGTTTATGTGCACGAGGATATTCTGCATGAGTTCAATACACGTTTTTCAAAACGTGTTGATGCATTAAAATTTGGAAACCCTTGGGATGATGGAGTAAAACTAACGCCTTTACCGGAACCCGAAAAACCAGCCTACATTCAAGGTTTAATTGACGATGCACTACAAAAGGGCGCTAAAATCATCAATAAAAAAGGCGGAGAACATTCCGACAATTTTATATGGCCTGCGGTTTTATATCCTGTGACTAAAGATATGCTAGTGTATCAAGAAGAGCAATTTGGTCCCGTAATTCCCGTATTGTCGTTCAAAGATATAGAAGAACCTTTGGATGATATGGCAGCATCGAATTACGGACAACAAGTGAGTTTGTTTGGTAAAGATGTATACGCACTTTCACCCTTAATTGATACCTTGGTAAACCTCGTATGTCGCGTAAATTTAAACAGTTCTTGTCAACGTGGTCCTGATGTATACCCGTTTACTGGACGAAAAGATTCTGCGCAAGCAACATTGAGTGTGCATGATGCTTTGCGTTCTTTTTCTATTAGAACTTTTGTAGCCTTTAAAGACAATGAATTAAATACAGAAATTATTGAGCAGTTATTGGAGGCAAAGCTTTCAAACTTTGTAAGTACCGACTATATTTTGTGATTTTTAGATCATTTTTTAAGTATAAAAAAGCGGCCATTCTCGAAAATCAAGAATGGCCGCTTTTATTATTGCCGGTAGATAGTTTTAAATATGCTTCGCTAACCAATCACCAACTTCACTGGTTTTATAGGCTTTAGCATGTTCTGCTAAATCTTCGGTAACCATACCTTCTACTAAAGATTTGTTCACTACCACACGGATGGCCTCCGCTTCCTCTGCTAAACCAAAATCCTCGAATAGCATAGCAGCTGATAAAATAGTTGCTAGCGGATTTGCAATATCTTTTCCTGCTGCTTGCGGATACGAACCGTGGATGGGCTCGTATAATCTTGCTTTTTCTCCAACAGAGGCAGATGGCATAAGTCCCATTGAGCCTGAAATTACAGACGCTTCATCGGTTAAAATATCTCCGAATAAATTCTCAGTAATCATCACGTCGTACGAATTGGGCCATTGCACCAAACGCATGGCCACAGCATCGACAAATTCATAAGAAACAGTCACTTCAGGATAATCTTTTTCCATGGCTTGAACGGTCTCTCGCCATAATCTAGACGATTCTAAAACATTCGCTTTATCAACACAGCATAATTTTTTTCCACGAGTCATGGCCAATTCAAAGCCTTTTTTTGCCAAACGTTGAATTTCCGCTCTGGTATAGGTCATGGTGTCAAAAGCGGTATTACCGTTATCCAAACGTCCTCTTTCTCCAAAGTAAATGCCACCAGTCAGTTCTCTTAAAATAATTAAATCGGTCCCTTCAATACGTTCTCTTTTTAAAGGTGATTTATCAATTAAAGAGGGAAAGGTAAAGGTTGGACGTACATTGGCAAAGAGACCCAATTTTTTTCGCATTTTTAATAATCCTTGCTCTGGCCTTACGGTGGCTGAAGGATCATTATCATATTTTGGATGACCAATGGCGCCAAAAAGCACCGCATCAGCAGCTTCACAAATGGCATGTGTGCTATCAGGATAAGGTTCTCCACAAGCATCAATAGCTGCAGCACCTGTTAATGCCGGTGTCCAGGTGATTTCATGCTTATATTTTATGGCAATGGCATTCGATACTTTAACGGCTTGATCTATGACTTCAGGACCAATTCCATCTCCTGCTAAAAGGGCAATAGTTAATTTCATAATTGTTTTTTTGCGATAAGCTTTAAGCTTTAGGCTCTAAGCTAAAAATTTATTTTTAGTTCGTAATTGAAAGGTACGAAGCACTTTGTTTTCGTAACTCTGTTTCTAAACCATGGTATTTGCTTGTTTTCAACTTTTCATTAAATTCAAACCGTTTGCTTTGTACGTTTAATTTCTTTCGTATTTTTTGAACTTGAACTCTTGCATTGAGTGAAGCCGAAGTGCGAACTTGAACTTGCTCTTCCTCTTGTCAAATGATATTCAACATTTTCTCTGTCGCTTTGATAGCGGATACCGTTTGATCAGAATCTAATCCACGGGTAATAAACTCTTTTCCGTTGCTTTCCCAAGTGATGATGGTTTCACAAAGGGCATCGGAAGTACTTCCAGGAGGTATCCGTACCGCATAATCTGTCAATTTTGGCAGGCTAATTTTCAAAGTTTTATACACCGTTTTTAATGCATTCATAAAAGCATCAAATTGACCATCTCCCTGGGCGTGCTCTTCAAATAATTTACCTTCAATTTCAACAGCAACAGCAGCAGAAGGTTGCAAGCCTTTAGCATGTGAAAGTAAATAAGACTTAATGATCGCTTTTGTTTCGATGCCTGTACTGTCTAAAACATCAGAAATAATATAGGGTAAATCTTCTTTGGTAACGCGTTCTTTTTTATCCCCTAATTCAATAATGCGCTGGGTTACTTTTTTTAATTCTTCATTATTCAATGTAAGCCCTAATTCTTGTAGGTTTTTTTGAATATTTGCTTTTCCTGATGTTTTACCAAGGGCATATTGCCTTTTACGACCAAAGCGTTCAGGCAGTAAATCATTAAAATACAGGTTGTTTTTAGAATCTCCGTCGGCATGAATACCCGCGGTTTGCGTAAAAACATTAGCACCTACAATAGGTTTGTTGGCCGGAATACCAAAACCCGTGAAGGCAGAAACAAGTTTACTGACCTTATAGAGTGATGATTCGTTAACATTGGTCTGTATATTTGGTAAAAAATCATTGATTACCGCAATAACACTGGCTAAAGGAGCATTCCCAGCTCGTTCGCCCATGCCGTTTACCGTTAAATGTAATCCCTGACAACCCGCTTTTAAGGCTTCCATGACATTGGCAACACTCAAATCATAGTCATTATGCCCATGAAAATCAAAATGTAATTTTGGATATTTTTTTACAATAGCCTCTACATACGCGAAAGTCTCTGTAGGCGTTAAAATGCCAAGTGTATCCGGTAAAAGAATTCTTTTTAATGGCTGCGTCGATAAAAAGTCTAATAATTGAAATACATATTCTTGTGAGTTGCGCATTCCATTACTCCAATCTTCCAAATACACATTGGTAGCAATGCCTTGCTCTTGTGCTAATTTTATTACTGCCGCAATTTCTGTAAAATGTTCTTTTGGGGTTTTCTTGAGTTGATGGGTTAAGTGGTTTAAAGAACCTTTGGTTAACAAGTTTTGAACTTTTGCGCCAGCTTTTACCATCCAGTCGATTGAAACTCCTTGGTCAACAAAAGTTAAAACTTCAATTCTATCTAAATACTCCTTGGTTTTAGCCCATGTGGTTATTTGTTTTACCGCAGTTAATTCACCTTCAGAAACTCTTGCAGAAGCAACTTCAATGCGATCTACTTTTAGCTCATCTAAAAGTAATTTAGCAAGGCTAAGCTTTTCAGAAACTGAAAACGAAACGCCAGAGGTTTGTTCCCCATCGCGCAGTGTCGTATCCATAATTTCGATTTTTCTATGCTGCATAAAAGTTTTACTACTATTAAATTGATTCGTTTAGCGCATTTTTACTTAAAAAGTAGTTCCATACAACTAGAGCGGGGTATTTTGGGCAAATGTTTCAATATCACTTTTGATATTCATCAAGTAATCAATATCATCAAACCCATTCAACATATTATCTTTTTTATAACCATTGATGTCAAATGATTCTTTCTCACCTGTAGCTATTAAAGTTACTTTTTGCTCTTGAAGGTTTACTTCGATTTGAGTTTTAGGGTTTTTATCGATTTCTGCAAATATTTTGTTTGAAAAATCAGCACTTACCTGTACAGGTAAAACGCCAATATTTAGACAGTTTGCTTTGAAAATATCTGCAAAAAAACTGGAGATCACACATCGGAATCCGTAATCATAAACTGCCCAAGCAGCATGCTCTCGAGAAGATCCAGAACCAAAATTGCGCCCTCCAACTAAAATTTTACCTGAATAGGTAGGGTCATTCAAGACAAAATCTTTCTTGGGAGTAGCATCGGTATTAAAACGCCAATCTCTAAATAGGTTGTCACCAAAACCTTCACGTGTCGTGGCTTTTAAAAAGCGTGCGGGTATAATTTGATCGGTATCTATATTTTCAATAGGTAACGGAACTGCTGTACTTTTTAATAAGGTAAATTTATCGTATGCCATATTTATTATGCTATGCGCTTAGCGCTGAACGCTATTCGCGAATTATATTTGGTTAATTAGGTTATTTAGACTTCGCTTAACTTTATTTACTTTATCGCTTTGAGTTTCAAAATCTTCTGGCTTGA
The sequence above is drawn from the Cellulophaga sp. Hel_I_12 genome and encodes:
- a CDS encoding NADP-dependent glyceraldehyde-3-phosphate dehydrogenase, which produces MRIPEEYQINTTIAQKTYLVDGVLKSWTGATTNVYSTISSTEKYEPTLLGSIPDMGESEALEALDAATTAYARGQGVWPTMHVKDRITCMVDFVKKMETKREEIVKLLMWEIGKSLPDSQKEFDRTVEYIYDTIEDYKKLDRDSAKFQKHDGVYAHIKRGPLGVVLCLGPYNYPLNETFALLIPAIIMGNTAIFKPAKHGVLLITPLLEAFQSCFPKGVINILFGRGRAVAAPIMKTGKVDVLALIGNSKSANALQNQHPKSNRLRLVLGLEAKNPAIILPDADLDLAVDECIAGTLSFNGQRCTALKVVYVHEDILHEFNTRFSKRVDALKFGNPWDDGVKLTPLPEPEKPAYIQGLIDDALQKGAKIINKKGGEHSDNFIWPAVLYPVTKDMLVYQEEQFGPVIPVLSFKDIEEPLDDMAASNYGQQVSLFGKDVYALSPLIDTLVNLVCRVNLNSSCQRGPDVYPFTGRKDSAQATLSVHDALRSFSIRTFVAFKDNELNTEIIEQLLEAKLSNFVSTDYIL
- the leuB gene encoding 3-isopropylmalate dehydrogenase, producing the protein MKLTIALLAGDGIGPEVIDQAVKVSNAIAIKYKHEITWTPALTGAAAIDACGEPYPDSTHAICEAADAVLFGAIGHPKYDNDPSATVRPEQGLLKMRKKLGLFANVRPTFTFPSLIDKSPLKRERIEGTDLIILRELTGGIYFGERGRLDNGNTAFDTMTYTRAEIQRLAKKGFELAMTRGKKLCCVDKANVLESSRLWRETVQAMEKDYPEVTVSYEFVDAVAMRLVQWPNSYDVMITENLFGDILTDEASVISGSMGLMPSASVGEKARLYEPIHGSYPQAAGKDIANPLATILSAAMLFEDFGLAEEAEAIRVVVNKSLVEGMVTEDLAEHAKAYKTSEVGDWLAKHI
- a CDS encoding alpha-isopropylmalate synthase regulatory domain-containing protein, which gives rise to MQHRKIEIMDTTLRDGEQTSGVSFSVSEKLSLAKLLLDELKVDRIEVASARVSEGELTAVKQITTWAKTKEYLDRIEVLTFVDQGVSIDWMVKAGAKVQNLLTKGSLNHLTHQLKKTPKEHFTEIAAVIKLAQEQGIATNVYLEDWSNGMRNSQEYVFQLLDFLSTQPLKRILLPDTLGILTPTETFAYVEAIVKKYPKLHFDFHGHNDYDLSVANVMEALKAGCQGLHLTVNGMGERAGNAPLASVIAVINDFLPNIQTNVNESSLYKVSKLVSAFTGFGIPANKPIVGANVFTQTAGIHADGDSKNNLYFNDLLPERFGRKRQYALGKTSGKANIQKNLQELGLTLNNEELKKVTQRIIELGDKKERVTKEDLPYIISDVLDSTGIETKAIIKSYLLSHAKGLQPSAAVAVEIEGKLFEEHAQGDGQFDAFMNALKTVYKTLKISLPKLTDYAVRIPPGSTSDALCETIITWESNGKEFITRGLDSDQTVSAIKATEKMLNII
- the leuD gene encoding 3-isopropylmalate dehydratase small subunit produces the protein MAYDKFTLLKSTAVPLPIENIDTDQIIPARFLKATTREGFGDNLFRDWRFNTDATPKKDFVLNDPTYSGKILVGGRNFGSGSSREHAAWAVYDYGFRCVISSFFADIFKANCLNIGVLPVQVSADFSNKIFAEIDKNPKTQIEVNLQEQKVTLIATGEKESFDINGYKKDNMLNGFDDIDYLMNIKSDIETFAQNTPL